Genomic segment of Parageobacillus genomosp. 1:
AAAGAGGGGGATACATCGATGGCTTCGTTGAAACGGTGGATCATTGGTTCGCCGATGGAAACAAAACAGCTAAAACACGAAAAGTTGCCGAAATGGAAAGCTTTAGCGGTGTTTTCTTCTGATGCGCTTTCATCAGTGGCGTATGCAACGGAAGAGATTTTATTAGTATTAATGTTGTTGGGAACGGGCGTGTTTTTTTATTCGCTGCCGATTGCAGTGGCAATTTTAGTGTTGTTGCTGCTTGTGACGTTATCCTATCGCCAAATTATTTATGCATTTCCGTCCGGAGGCGGAGCTTACGTAGTTGCTAGAGAGCATTTAGGAACGGCGACAAGCCTCGTTGCCGGTGCAGCGCTAATGATTGACTATATTCTTACTGTAGCCGTCAGCATTAGCTCAGGAGTAGCGGCATTAACGTCCGCGTTTCCAAGCTTGCTGCCGTGGAAAGTACAAATTGGGATAGCGCTTGTATTGCTGCTAATGATTTTAAACTTGCGTGGAATTACCGAGTCAGCCACAGTATTTGCGTACCCAACGTACTTGTTTATTATTTCCGTGTTGGTGCTGATTGCCGCAGGGGGATGGCAGCTGTGGCATGAAGGATGGCATGGATTTAATTACAAAGAGCATGCTTCCGCTGCACATTTTTTTGCTTCAGGCTATAGTGTGTTTATTTTATTAAGAGCATTTGCGTCGGGATGTTCGGCGATGACAGGGGTAGAAGCCATTAGCAACGGTGTCCCATCATTTAGACCGAATAGCTCGAAAAATGCAGCCATAACGATGGGATGGATGTCTGTTTTATTAGGGACGATGTTTTTAGGAATTACCATTTTAGCGGCGGGATTTGGCGTGACACCGCTTGAGCATAAGACCGTTATTTCCCAAATCGGCCATCATGTTTTTGGCAATAGCATTTTCTTTTATTTGTTTCAAATGATTACGATGCTCATTTTAGTATTGGCTGCAAATACAAGCTTTGCTGGTTTTCCACAGCTGGCTTCCATTATTGCCAACGATCGATTTTTGCCAAGAAGCTTGGCGGCACGCGGCGACCGTCTTGTATTTTCGAATGGAATTATCCTGTTAAGTATTTTGGCCATCGTCCTGATTGTTGCGTTTCAAGGTGAAACCCATTCCCTTATTCCGCTGTATGCGGTCGGTGTGTTTCTTTCGTTCACGATCGGCCAAAGCGGAATGCTAAAGAAAATATGGAAAGATAAAGAAATGCGAAACGCAACAACAGTGCTGACCATTGCGGTAGGAACGATTGTAACGGGGCTGGTCACCATTATTACGATGGTGGCGAAATTTACGCAAGGTGCATGGTTAGTCATTGTCGCCATTCCATTGCTGGTATGGATGTTTTACCGCATTCACGATCATTATGAAAAATTAGGCGAACAGCTAAAACTGGATGAGCAGGAATGGACGCGTCGGGAAAAAATGTTAAAGCCGAAAGTGATTATCCCGATTTCAGGGGTAAGCAAAGTAGTCGCGCAATCGGTGCAGTATGCGCGCAGCATTTCCGATGATATTACGGCGATCTCCGTGATTTTCCATGAGGAAGAGGAACAAAAGTTAAGAGAAAAATGGGAAAAATTTTATCCCGATATTCCATTGCAGGTGATATATTCGCCGTATCGGACGATTTTGTGGCCAATATTAGACTATATTAATGAGGTAGAAAAACAAGCCAACGGGTCGCCGGTTACGATTTTAATGCCTCAATTTATCGTGAAAAAATGGTGGCATACGCTTTTGCATAACCAAACAGCGATTATTTTGCGCTTTTTCTTGATTATGAAAAAGGACATTGTCATTGCGACATTACCGTATCATTTACGGGAATAATGTGTCGATAGAGGCAGAAATATTTCCTTGGAAATCGACATGTGTCGAATGTGCGAAACAGTTTCCTCTGCGTGAATCATTGCATATAGTAACGCAGGAGGAATGGATAATGTGGAAATATGTATCGATGATCATGTTGGCCTTTGCCGTTAGTATGGACAGTTTAAGCGTTGGGGTGACATACGGAATTAGGAAAATTCAATTTCCGCTTCGCTCAAAGCTGGTTATCGCATGTATGTCTGGCGCGATGTTATTGTTATCCATGTATGTCGGCAGCGTTCTTTTGCTGTTTTTGCCGATGCAGGTGGAACGATGGCTGGCTTCCGCTATATTAATTGCTCTTGGCATTTGGGCAATTTATAATGTAGTTAAAAAAGAAGAGGATAAGTACGAAAGGCTTGAACCGTTGGTGGCGGACCCGCCTCGCATGAAAGTATGGAGATTTCAATTGGAGCGGTTTGGCATCGTCGTTCAAGTGCTAAAACGCCCGACATTAGGGGATTTGGACCGCTCTGGAAGCATCAGTATGAAAGAGGCGATGTTGATTGGGTTCGCGCTGTCGATGGATGCGTTTGGCGCAGGAATCAGCGCCTCCTTTTTAGGGTATTCGCCATTGATTCTTGCCTTATTTGTAAGCACATTAAATATCATTTTTATTGGTTTAGGGTTAAAAGCAGGAAATCTGCTCTCCGAGACAAAGGCAGTGAAAAAGGCTACGGTCATCCCTGGAGCGATTTTAATCTGCCTTGGCATTACGAAAATATTTTTTTGACCATCCTAAAGGCAACGA
This window contains:
- a CDS encoding APC family permease, with translation MASLKRWIIGSPMETKQLKHEKLPKWKALAVFSSDALSSVAYATEEILLVLMLLGTGVFFYSLPIAVAILVLLLLVTLSYRQIIYAFPSGGGAYVVAREHLGTATSLVAGAALMIDYILTVAVSISSGVAALTSAFPSLLPWKVQIGIALVLLLMILNLRGITESATVFAYPTYLFIISVLVLIAAGGWQLWHEGWHGFNYKEHASAAHFFASGYSVFILLRAFASGCSAMTGVEAISNGVPSFRPNSSKNAAITMGWMSVLLGTMFLGITILAAGFGVTPLEHKTVISQIGHHVFGNSIFFYLFQMITMLILVLAANTSFAGFPQLASIIANDRFLPRSLAARGDRLVFSNGIILLSILAIVLIVAFQGETHSLIPLYAVGVFLSFTIGQSGMLKKIWKDKEMRNATTVLTIAVGTIVTGLVTIITMVAKFTQGAWLVIVAIPLLVWMFYRIHDHYEKLGEQLKLDEQEWTRREKMLKPKVIIPISGVSKVVAQSVQYARSISDDITAISVIFHEEEEQKLREKWEKFYPDIPLQVIYSPYRTILWPILDYINEVEKQANGSPVTILMPQFIVKKWWHTLLHNQTAIILRFFLIMKKDIVIATLPYHLRE
- the ytaF gene encoding sporulation membrane protein YtaF, which codes for MWKYVSMIMLAFAVSMDSLSVGVTYGIRKIQFPLRSKLVIACMSGAMLLLSMYVGSVLLLFLPMQVERWLASAILIALGIWAIYNVVKKEEDKYERLEPLVADPPRMKVWRFQLERFGIVVQVLKRPTLGDLDRSGSISMKEAMLIGFALSMDAFGAGISASFLGYSPLILALFVSTLNIIFIGLGLKAGNLLSETKAVKKATVIPGAILICLGITKIFF